A single Amia ocellicauda isolate fAmiCal2 chromosome 9, fAmiCal2.hap1, whole genome shotgun sequence DNA region contains:
- the dusp11 gene encoding RNA/RNP complex-1-interacting phosphatase, protein MFFVKPRRIVLDVVKLHSLDILHRRALRLKSHKAGLSLGLSVVASPRWRTQNPGRAAREVPGSVKVSDPQGNSSGAVFVPCKQYHSPPDNSMTNNKKHKVPDRWLDYQALGKRIPGTRFVAFKVPLKQVFKRQLSRSQYFSPLDLVQQLQEQDQELGLIIDLTFTTRYYKPEDLPESLNYLKIFTAGHEVPNDSTILSFKKAVRQFLRENGGNDKLIGVHCTHGVNRTGYLVCRYLIDVDGMDPKVAVELFSRARGHPIERQNYIHDLCFGPKRRNTGMEVSEQEPVRGGAGYVQDVPSHDRATPFSGAGTFQGSSHHNPYLLPQRRQGMERNRQYPPALLPPPPRPHGMWPPGPSDFEQNWRRPPQPHPPPYPVFPRYPGPGCSTYNRPPPPPFNDYYTAPPQDLQENPQRSRRMSGRKSHKGSKTRK, encoded by the exons atgttttttgtaaaaCCCCGGCGTATCGTTCTTGATGTTGTGAAACTGCACAGCTTGGATATCCTGCATCGCCGTGCTTTGAGACTGAAAAGCCACAAGGCCGGCCTAAGCCTGGGACTATCAGTGGTCGCCAGTCCGAGGTGGAGAACGCAGAACCCCGGCAGAGCAGCCAGGGAAGTCCCGGGGAGTGTGAAAGTGTCGGATCCCCAAGGAAATAGCAGCGGCGCAGTTTTTGTTCCGTGTAAGCAGTACCACAGCCCCCCAGATAACAGCATGACCAACAACAAGAAGCATAAAGTTCCGGACAG GTGGTTGGATTACCAGGCACTGGGAAAGAGGATCCCTGGCACCCGCTTTGTTGCTTTTAAGGTTCCTCTGAAGCAG GTGTTCAAGAGACAGCTGTCCCGCTCTCAGTACTTCAGCCCCCTGGACTTagtgcagcagctgcaggagcaAGATCAGGAGCTGGGCCTCATCATTGACCTCACCTTCACCACGCGCTACTACAAGCCTGAG GACCTGCCCGAAAGCCTAAATTATCTCAAGATCTTCACTGCCGGACATGAGGTGCCAAATGACTCCACAATACTCAGTTTTAAAAAGGCTGTTCGTCAGTTTCTGCGGGAGAATGGAGGCAACG ACAAGCTGATCGGAGTTCACTGCACGCATGGGGTAAATCGCACAGGCTATCTGGTGTGCAG GTACCTTATCGATGTGGATGGAATGGATCCCAAGGTAGCCGTAGAAT TGTTCAGCCGGGCGCGGGGCCACCCCATAGAGAGGCAGAACTACATTCATGATCTGTGCTTCGGGCCCAAGAGAAG GAACACGGGCATGGAGGTGTCGGAGCAGGAGCCCGTCCGGGGAGGAGCCGGCTATGTCCAGGACGTCCCATCGCATGACAGGGCCACCCCCTTCAGTGGAGCGGGCACGTTCCAGGGATCCTCCCACCACAACCCCTACCT GCTGCCACAGCGCCGGCAGGGGATGGAGCGCAACAGGCAGTACCCCCCTGCCCTTCTTCCCCCTCCTCCTCGCCCCCACGGGATGTGGCCCCCAGGACCCAGTGATTTCGAGCAAAACTGGAGGAGGCCCCCGCAACCTCATCCTCCGCCTTATCCAGTGTTTCCCCGCTACCCTGGCCCAGGGTGCAGCACCTACAATAGGCCTCCTCCTCCACCCTTCAATGACTACTACACCGCCCCCCCCCAGGACCTTCAGGAAAACCCTCAAAGGTCCCGGAGAATGTCCGGCAGAAAGTCTCATAAAGGAAGCAAGACTCGGAAGTGA
- the letm2 gene encoding LETM1 domain-containing protein LETM2, mitochondrial, translating into MAAFSSQVILAVTRSRGTCLLIQRPHCPSLSHFHVEHVNRTCLTQRAVNSAYTSCALPHGRTNYLSARCLHGSRCWLQDAKTEPGSGASEKQDSHPASPAAAPTPTPAPTSTSPTVDIGEKAVVKKTLRQRVLDELKHYYDGFRLLGIDTKIAGRMVWRLLHGQQLTRRERRRLMRTCADLFRLVPFTVFIIVPFMEFLLPVFLKLFPEMLPSTFETESKKEEKQKKGLAAKLELAKFLQETIAEMARRNKAQNADETQKFSTYVQQVRHTGEQPTTKDIVRFSKLFEDELTLEHLERPQLVALCKLLELQPIGTNNLLRFQLMLNLRNIKADDEMIAREGVAAMSVSELQAACRSRGMRSLGLTEDQLRQQLQQWLDLHLKENVPPSLLLLSRAMYLTDIMPKPPVVPPVPKLETIIPPVAESTEPTAPEKTLPPPLEILVDPAPVIQAIKGEEILEKPLKAATEASPKTAPLPPTKAAPATQQAKASANGI; encoded by the exons ATGGCAGCTTTTAGTTCCCAGGTTATCCTGGCTGTGACCAGATCCAG GGGAACGTGCCTGCTCATACAGAGACCCCACTGCCCTTCTCTATCCCACTTTCACGTGGAGCATGTGAACAGGACTTGCCTCACCCAAAGGGCTGTGAATTCGGCTTATACTTCCTGCGCTCTGCCCCACGGGAGGACCAACTACCTCTCAGCCCGGTGTCTGCATGGCTCCCGCTGCTGGCTCCAGGATGCTAAAACGGAGCCCGGGTCAGGCGCCTCCGAGAAACAGGACTCCCATCCCGCAtctcctgctgctgctcccactcccactcccgcTCCCACCTCTACCTCCCCTACGGTTGACATCGGAGAGAAAGCAGTGGTGAAAAAGACCCTGAGACAACGAGTGCTGGACGAACTAAAGCATTATTATGATGGATTCAGACTTTTGGGTATCGACACCAAGATCGCCGGCAGGATGGTTTGGAGGCTACTGCATGGACAGCAGCTcaccaggagagagaggagaagg CTGATGCGGACCTGTGCTGACCTGTTCCGCCTGGTCCCCTTCACCGTTTTCATCATCGTCCCGTTCATGGAGTTCCTGCTGCCTGTATTCCTGAAACTGTTTCCCGAAATGCTGCCGTCTACCTTCGAGACGGAATCCAAGAAG GAGGAGAAGCAGAAAAAGGGCCTGGCAGCCAAATTGGAGCTGGCGAAATTCCTTCAAGAGACCATTGCGGAGATGGCCAGGCGAAACAAAGCACAGAACGCAGACGAAACGCAGAAATTCTCAACGTATGTGCAACAG GTGCGACACACTGGGGAACAGCCCACCACCAAGGACATCGTGCGCTTCTCCAAGCTCTTTGAGGACGAGCTCACCCTGGAGCACCTGGAGCGCCCCCAGCTGGTGGCCCTGTGTAAGCTGCTGGAGCTGCAGCCCATCGGCACCAACAACCTGCTGCGCTTCCAGCTCATGCTCAACCTGCGTAACATCAAGGCAGACGATGAG ATGATTGCGAGGGAAGGCGTGGCGGCCATGAGTGTGTCTGAGCTGCAGGCCGCGTGCCGAAGCCGGGGCATGAGGTCGCTGGGGCTGACAGAAGATCAACTCCGGCAGCAGCTGCAACAG TGGCTGGACCTGCACCTAAAGGAGAACGTGCCGCCCTCTCTCCTACTGCTGTCCCGTGCCATGTACCTGACGGACATCATGCCAAAGCCGCCTGTGGTGCCACCTGTACCAAAGCTGGAA accattattcctcctgtGGCTGAAAGTACTGAACCCACAGCCCCAGAGAAAACACTGCCTCCCCCTCTGGAAATTCTGGTGGACCCGGCGCCAGTCATTCAGGCCATAAAG GGTGAAGAAATCTTGGAAAAACCCTTGAAAGCTGCTACAGAGGCATCTCCAAAAACTGCTCCCCTGCCTCCA ACGAAAGCTGCTCCAGCAACGCAGCAAGCCAAAGCCAGTGCCAATGGGATCTGA
- the LOC136759417 gene encoding zinc finger protein 436 — MDCVHVKEELFQVLCGRTSFEDIEVQSVVIKQEDADPECPHIKEEFSESDAFCTQEEAPELTAETRDKHQGGKSQHCTQCGKTFTKTLKLRQHQQACAGEKPYPCPECGKDFRRLYDLKVHRRVHTGERNHRCEECGLCFSKFYNLKRHWQTHTGERPFLCSQCGRSFQRLYDLTSHRHDHEGEENYHCGGCDQSFSRLFDLKSHQRFHPGEKMLLCPECGMNFSKVHNLKRHQLTHTGERPYHCFICDKSFGQLSTLKIHHRIHTGEKPHRCPECGRHFTQLTSLKKHMQTHTGRANHCGECGKSFSCLYELKGHRRVHRARRCTPVPNVG; from the coding sequence ATGGATTGTGTCCATGTCAAAGAGGAGCTGTTTCAAGTGCTGTGTGGCAGGACGAGTTTTGAGGACATCGAGGTGCAATCGGTCGTCATCAAACAGGAGGACGCTGACCCGGAGTGTCCCCACATTAAAGAGGAGTTCTCAGAGTCGGACGCTTTCTGCACCCAAGAGGAAGCTCCTGAGCTAACAGCTGAAACCCGGGACAAACACCAGGGGGGGAAATCCCAACActgcacccagtgtgggaagacttTCACCAAGACCCTGAAGCTCCGGCAACATCAGCAGGCGTGCGCTGGGGAGAAACCGTATCCCTGCCCTGAGTGTGGCAAGGATTTCCGCCGCCTGTACGACTTGAAAGTGCACAGACGCGTTCATACGGGCGAGAGGAACCACCGCTGCGAGGAGTGTGGGCTGTGCTTCAGCAAGTTCTACAACCTCAAGCGGCATTGGCAGACCCACACTGGGGAGCGGCCCTTCCTCTGCTCCCAGTGTGGCAGGAGCTTCCAGCGCCTGTATGACCTGACATCCCACCGGCATGACCACGAGGGGGAGGAGAACTACCACTGCGGCGGCTGCGACCAAAGCTTCAGTCGGCTGTTCGATCTCAAAAGCCACCAGCGCTTCCACCCTGGGGAGAAGATGCTCCTCTGCCCCGAGTGTGGGATGAACTTCAGCAAGGTGCACAACCTCAAGAGACACCAGCTAACCCACACTGGGGAGAGACCCTACCACTGCTTCATCTGTGACAAAAGCTTCGGGCAGCTGTCCACTTTGAAGATACACCACCGGATCCACACGGGTGAGAAACCACACCGCTGCCCTGAGTGTGGCCGCCATTTCACCCAGCTGACCAGCCTGAAGAAGCACATGCAGACCCACACGGGCAGGGCCAACCACTGCGGcgagtgtgggaagagtttcagcTGCCTCTATGAACTCAAGGGCCACCGGCGGGTCCACAGAGCGAGAAGATGCACCCCTGTCCCGAATGTGGGATGA
- the LOC136758336 gene encoding zinc finger protein 22-like: MHNLKRHQQVHTGERPFYCSLCHKSFTQLSNLKVHQRIHTGEKPHRCAKCGKGFSQMGTLTQHQLIHTGERPHSCTQCGMTFSKAYNLKKHQKVHKETVAFSSSKGMKCASVGLCGGAP; the protein is encoded by the coding sequence ATGCACAACCTGAAACGACACCAGCAGGTCCACACGGGAGAGAGGCCGTTCTACTGCTCCCTGTGCCACAAGAGCTTCACGCAGCTGTCCAACCTCAAGGTCCATCAGCGCATCCACACAGGAGAGAAGCCCCATCGCTGCGCCAAGTGTGGGAAGGGCTTCAGCCAGATGGGCACCCTGACTCAGCACCAGCTCATTCACACTGGTGAGCGGCCGCACAGCTGCACCCAGTGTGGAATGACATTCAGCAAAGCGTACAACCTGAAGAAACACCAGAAGGTTCACAAAGAAACTGTTGCCTTTTCCAGCTCTAAAGGAATGAAATGCGCTTCGGTCGGGCTCTGTGGGGGAGCACCATAA
- the LOC136759415 gene encoding STAM-binding protein-like A, translating to MPEHNDVSLTPEQRVRALTKMGSSVDVNEDVPPRRYFRSGMEMIRMATVYTEEGNTERAFILYNKFITLFIEKLPKHRDYKTANIPEKKETIKKLKDIAFPQAEELKKDLLKKYEKEYQEFLVRKKAEEVALTKELTRQKELEAERQRVEEQRRRQKEQEQFSAFEEMIRRQELEKERQRILQEFGAPSAPPPDTPLVPGIQLPPQPPVVTPTPPQSPGSTPTHTLPSAPLPPPSFDRSLKPGTLATPEKDVMVDGLRQLAVPAELCHKFLKLAESNTARAVETCGILCGKLTHNAFTVTHVVVPKQSGGPDYCDTENEEELFLVQDQYDLITLGWIHTHPTQTAFLSSVDLHTHCSYQIMLPESIAIVCSPKFNETGYFRLTDYGMDDISSCKQKGFHPHPKEPPLFAASGHITITNGSVNVMDLR from the exons ATGCCGGAGCACAACGATGTGAGCCTCACCCCCGAGCAGCGGGTGCGCGCCCTCACCAAGATGGGCAGCTCGGTGGACGTCAACGAGGATGTGCCCCCCCGCCGCTACTTCCGCTCGGGCATGGAGATGATCCGCATGGCGACCGTGTACACGGAGGAGGGCAACACGGAGCGCGCCTTCATCCTCTACAACAAATTCATCAC GCTCTTCATTGAGAAGCTTCCTAAACACCGGGATTACAAAACTGCCAATATCCCTGAAAAGAAGGAAACTATCAAG aAGCTGAAAGATATCGCGTTCCCTCAAGCCGAGGAGCTGAAAAAGGACCTCTTGAAGAAGTATGAGAAGGAGTACCAGGAATTCCTTGTGAGGAAG AAAGCAGAGGAGGTGGCCCTGACCAAGGAGCTGACCAGACAGAAGGAGCTGGAGGCGGAGAGACAGAGGGTGGAGGAGCAGCGGCGGCGGCAGAAAGAGCAGGAGCAATTCAGCGCCTTCGAGGAGATGATCCGGCGCCAGGAGCTGGAGAAGGAGAGGCAGCGCATTTTGCAGGAGTTCGGTGCCCCCTCCGCCCCCCCGCCCGATACCCCCCTTGTGCCAGGCATCCAACTCCCCCCGCAGCCCCCAGTTGTAACCCCCACGCCCCCCCAGAGCCCAGGGAGCACCCCCACCCACACCCTGCCCTCCGCACCACTCCCACCCCCCTCGTTTGACCGGTCCCTCAAGCCTGGCACACTGGCCACCCCTGAAAAAG ATGTGATGGTGGACGGGCTCCGGCAGTTGGCCGTGCCCGCGGAGCTGTGCCACAAGTTTCTGAAGCTGGCAGAGTCTAACACCGCGCGGGCTGTGGAGACCTGCGGCATCCTCTGTGGCAAGCTG ACACACAATGCCTTCACCGTGACCCACGTGGTGGTGCCCAAGCAGAGCGGTGGGCCGGATTACTGCGACACAGAGAACGAGGAGGAGCTGTTCCTGGTCCAAGATCAATATGATCTCATCACGCTGGGCTGGATACAC ACACACCCCACCCAGACGGCCTTCTTGTCCAGTGTGGATCTGCATACCCACTGCTCCTATCAAATCATGCTGCCAGAGTCCATCGCCATCGTCTGTTCGCCCAAGTTCAACGA GACGGGCTATTTCAGGCTGACCGACTATGGGATGGATGATATCTCGTCCTGCAAGCAGAAAGGCTTCCACCCCCACCCAAAGGAGCCACCCCTCTTTGCG GCTTCTGGGCACATAACGATCACCAACGGGAGTGTGAATGTGATGGACCTCAGGTGA